The Euphorbia lathyris chromosome 3, ddEupLath1.1, whole genome shotgun sequence genome contains a region encoding:
- the LOC136222175 gene encoding OVARIAN TUMOR DOMAIN-containing deubiquitinating enzyme 6 yields MTRILVQRGSSSSSNQSRAGSASTARPEIQVTASQQVISPPKDEEIGDETQELVVDELLDHCGNNDKKAAKSDELLVEGLHGDRNESLSNENVDYEKSINTEGLDGLRISERPTPESGGSSSGSPEVGNESPQPPPPPVPPPKPLATNSNSRRPVSGSPNSIRTGSSRRAAAWPVVSTRTSPSGSRPSSPRSHVDNEGYNSADEQSPCFASSYGDLERERQFEIDIRRSKGWEVKRMLEDGNCLFRAVADQVYGDSELYDLTRQMCIDYMEQERDHFSQFITEGFTSYCKRKRRDKVYGNNVEIQALSEMYNRPIHIYSYSTEPINIFHGSYNTDVPPVRLSYHHGNHYNSLVDPRRLTIGAGLGFGSLRGTNVDKDQVKAAIKAQQDQQLDNALLAEGRFYSDLELTEKEMERMVMEASRAEYLADDKLRKQLVSHKESSTSGAEPSSSGARCSSVSEAKTTREEKVLSSSMQMVLSMGFSYVQVIEAYSIFGEDVDSMVCYLLETGSSRRKGKATE; encoded by the exons ATGACTCGGATTTTGGTTCAACGTGGGAGCAGTTCTTCTTCAAACCAAAGCCGAGCAGGATCTGCCTCGACTGCTAGACCAGAGATACAAGTTACAGCTAGTCAACAGGTTATTTCGCCTCCAAAAGATGAGGAAATAGGTGATGAGACACAGGAACTTGTTGTTGATGAGTTATTGGATCATTGTGGGAATAATGACAAGAAGGCAGCAAAAAGTGATGAGCTTTTAGTAGAAGGCTTACATGGTGATAGAAATGAGAGTTTGAGCAATGAGAATGTTGATTATGAGAAATCAATTAATACTGAAGGATTGGACGGGTTAAGGATATCGGAAAGGCCTACTCCTGAGAGTGGAGGTTCAAGCAGTGGTTCTCCAGAGGTTGGCAATGAAAGTCCACAACCACCACCTCCTCCTGTGCCTCCTCCGAAACCTTTGGCAACAAATTCGAACTCAAGGAGACCCGTGTCAGGGAGTCCAAATTCTATACGAACTGGATCATCTAGAAGAGCAGCTGCTTGGCCTGTTGTTTCTACTAGGACTTCACCATCTGGTTCTCGGCCTTCATCGCCTAGGTCTCATGTTGACAATGAGGGGTATAATAGTGCTGATGAGCAAAGCCCTTGCTTTGCATCCTCCTACGGCGATTTG GAAAGAGAACGACAGTTTGAGATAGACATTAGGCGCTCTAAAGGATGGGAAGTCAAAAGAATGTTGGAGGATGGAAATTGTCTCTTTCGTGCTGTGGCAGATCAAGTGTATGGAGATTCTGAATTATATGATTTGACTAGACAAATGTGCATAGATTATATG GAACAAGAGAGGGACCACTTTTCACAATTCATAACAGAAGGTTTTACATCTTACTGTAAGAGGAAGAGAAGAGACAAG GTTTATGGGAACAATGTTGAGATTCAAGCTTTATCAGAAATGTATAACCGACCAATCCATATTTATTCCTATAGTAcag AGCCTATCAACATATTTCATGGAAGCTACAATACTGACGTACCGCCTGTTAGGCTGAGTTATCATCATGGTAATCATTATAATTCTCTTGTTGACCCACGCCGACTGACAATTGGCGCAGGACTTGGTTTCGGCAGTCTTCGAGGG ACAAATGTGGACAAGGATCAAGTAAAAGCTGCTATTAAAGCTCAACAGGACCAGCAGTTAGATAat GCGCTTTTAGCAGAGGGTCGGTTTTATTCAGATCTTGAGCTAACCGAGAAAGAAATGGAGCGGATGGTGATGGAGGCTTCTCGAGCTGAGTATCTTGCTGATGACAAATTGAGGAAGCAACTTGTCAGTCATAAAGAATCTTCTACCTCTGGTGCTGAACCTTCATCCTCTGGAGCTA GATGTTCATCAGTAAGTGAGGCGAAGACTACGAGAGAGGAGAAAGTGCTGAGCAGTAGTATGCAGATGGTGCTGTCAATGGGATTCAGCTATGTGCAAGTGATAGAGGCATACAGCATATTTGGCGAGGATGTGGATTCAATGGTTTGTTATCTGTTGGAAACTGGCAGTAGCAGACGAAAAGGCAAAGCAACTGAATAA